One Sebastes umbrosus isolate fSebUmb1 chromosome 6, fSebUmb1.pri, whole genome shotgun sequence DNA window includes the following coding sequences:
- the c6h1orf194 gene encoding protein C1orf194 homolog: MSGRDPFPPTKFENCFTLGGFRPQQRKTYDKPTHMSQMDEPWSRLHDAATLASFRRSVIHYERQAPNDSLDFQLKSVYDHHKDFFWRKNQILYQKETVSEDPRKQDMLEKEQEDIRVWVDPQRISIHSIK, from the exons ATGTCCGGCCGGGATCCTTTCCCTCCTACAAAGTTTGAAAACTGCTTCACTCTCGGCGGATTCAGGCCTCAGCAG AGAAAAACATATGATAAACCAACTCATATGTCCCAAATGGATGAACCCTGGAGTCGTCTCCATGATGCAGCCACTTTGGCCAGCTTCCGACGGAGTGTTATTCATTATGAGCGTCAG GCTCCAAACGACAGCCTCGACTTCCAACTAAAGTCCGTCTACGATCACCACAAGGACTTCTTCTGGAGAAAGAACCAGATTTTATACCAGAAGGAGACCGTCTCTGAGGACCCCAG GAAGCAGGACATGCTGGAAAAGGAACAAGAGGACATCAGAGTGTGGGTCGATCCACAGAGGATCTCCATTCACAGCATCAAGTGA